One Paraburkholderia kururiensis DNA window includes the following coding sequences:
- the astD gene encoding succinylglutamate-semialdehyde dehydrogenase — protein MNELFIDGEWAPASGPAFASRNPGTGRTVWEGRSASAEDVDYAVGSARRAFAAWSHTTLDERCAIVRRFAALINERKEALAEAIGRETGKPLWEARTEVASMAAKVEISIQAYNERTGEKRTAMADGVAVLRHRPHGVVAVFGPYNFPGHLPNGHIVPALIAGNTVVFKPSELAPDVARATVEVWQAAGLPAGVLNLVQGEKDTGVALAHHRQIDGLFFTGSSNTGTLLHRQFGGRPEIVLALEMGGNNPLVVAPVADLDAAVHHTIQSAFLSAGQRCTCARRILVPRDAFGDRFIERLRDVTSRIAVDEYDADPQPFMGAVISARAAAQLVQAQSHLLAHGATALLKMEQRDPSLGFVSPAMLDVTNVSDLPDEEHFGPLAQIVRYATFDEAMERANDTAYGLSAGLLADDEALWARFRSQIRAGIVNWNRPTNGASSAAPFGGTGRSGNHQPSAYYAADYCAYPMASVESAELHMPASVSPGLHF, from the coding sequence ATGAACGAGCTTTTCATCGACGGCGAATGGGCCCCCGCCAGCGGACCCGCCTTCGCCTCGCGCAACCCCGGCACGGGCCGCACCGTGTGGGAAGGCCGCAGCGCATCGGCCGAAGACGTGGACTATGCCGTGGGCAGCGCACGTCGCGCGTTCGCCGCGTGGTCGCACACGACGCTCGACGAACGCTGCGCGATCGTGCGCCGCTTCGCCGCGCTCATCAACGAACGCAAGGAAGCGCTTGCCGAGGCGATCGGCCGCGAGACCGGCAAGCCGCTGTGGGAAGCGCGCACGGAAGTGGCGTCGATGGCGGCCAAGGTCGAGATCTCGATTCAGGCCTATAACGAGCGCACCGGCGAAAAGCGCACGGCCATGGCCGACGGTGTCGCGGTGCTGCGGCATCGTCCGCATGGCGTCGTGGCCGTGTTCGGTCCGTACAACTTTCCGGGCCATTTGCCGAACGGGCACATCGTGCCGGCGCTGATCGCGGGCAACACGGTGGTGTTCAAGCCGTCCGAACTCGCGCCCGACGTGGCGCGGGCCACGGTCGAAGTGTGGCAGGCGGCGGGCCTGCCCGCGGGCGTGCTCAACCTCGTGCAAGGCGAGAAGGACACGGGCGTGGCGCTCGCCCATCACCGGCAGATCGACGGCCTGTTCTTCACGGGCAGTTCGAACACGGGCACGCTGCTGCATCGCCAGTTCGGCGGACGGCCCGAGATCGTGCTCGCACTGGAGATGGGCGGCAACAATCCGCTCGTGGTGGCGCCCGTGGCCGATCTCGACGCGGCCGTGCATCACACGATCCAGTCCGCGTTTCTGTCGGCGGGGCAGCGCTGTACCTGCGCGCGCCGCATTCTCGTGCCGCGCGATGCGTTCGGCGACCGCTTCATCGAGCGCTTGCGCGACGTGACCTCGCGTATCGCGGTGGACGAATACGACGCCGACCCGCAGCCGTTCATGGGTGCCGTGATTTCGGCGCGCGCCGCGGCGCAGCTCGTGCAGGCGCAGTCGCACCTGCTCGCGCACGGCGCCACGGCGCTGCTGAAGATGGAACAGCGCGACCCGTCGCTCGGCTTCGTGAGCCCCGCGATGCTCGACGTGACGAACGTGAGCGACCTGCCCGACGAAGAGCACTTCGGCCCGCTCGCGCAGATCGTGCGCTACGCGACGTTCGACGAAGCGATGGAGCGCGCCAACGATACCGCCTACGGTCTCTCGGCCGGCCTGCTCGCCGACGACGAAGCGCTCTGGGCGCGCTTTCGCAGCCAGATCCGCGCGGGCATCGTCAACTGGAACCGGCCCACCAACGGGGCATCGAGCGCCGCGCCGTTCGGCGGCACGGGCCGCTCCGGCAACCACCAGCCCAGTGCGTATTACGCGGCGGACTACTGCGCCTACCCCATGGCGTCAGTGGAAAGCGCCGAGCTGCACATGCCCGCGAGCGTCTCGCCGGGCCTTCATTTCTGA
- the astA gene encoding arginine N-succinyltransferase, whose protein sequence is MIVVRVVQTGDVDALVALAQETGPGLTTFKPDREALAARIDRARRTMEERAEPYEKGYFFVMEDTATGDVAGVCGIETAVGLQQPFYNYRVSTVVHASQDLGIWTRMRALNISHDLTGYAEVCSLFLSPRYRTSGVGGLLSRSRFMFIAQFRERFPQRICAELRGHFDADGISPFWRAVGSHFYQIDFNAADYLSSHGRKSFLAELMPRYPVYVELLPEDAQQAVGLTHSDTLPARRMLEAEGLRYENHVDIFDAGPVLECHIADLRTVRESVVVPVEIGAAHEPSNAATKARSLVSNTSLADFRVGIAPGVVEHGVFRLSPDEAAALRVAAGDPVRVLPLKQKQE, encoded by the coding sequence ATGATCGTCGTTCGCGTCGTGCAGACGGGCGATGTGGATGCGCTCGTCGCGCTCGCCCAGGAAACGGGGCCGGGCCTCACCACCTTCAAGCCGGACCGCGAGGCGCTCGCGGCGCGCATCGATCGCGCTCGCCGCACCATGGAAGAGCGCGCCGAGCCCTACGAGAAGGGCTATTTCTTCGTGATGGAAGACACGGCCACGGGCGACGTGGCGGGCGTCTGCGGCATCGAAACCGCCGTGGGCCTGCAGCAGCCGTTCTACAACTATCGCGTGAGCACGGTGGTGCATGCGAGCCAGGACCTCGGCATCTGGACGCGTATGCGCGCGCTCAACATCTCGCACGACCTCACGGGCTACGCCGAAGTCTGCTCGCTGTTCCTCTCGCCGCGCTATCGCACGAGCGGCGTGGGCGGGCTGCTCTCGCGCTCGCGCTTCATGTTCATCGCGCAGTTTCGCGAGCGCTTTCCGCAACGCATCTGCGCCGAACTGCGCGGCCATTTCGATGCGGACGGTATCTCGCCGTTCTGGCGCGCGGTGGGCTCGCACTTCTACCAGATCGACTTCAACGCCGCGGACTATCTGAGTTCGCACGGCCGCAAGTCGTTTCTGGCGGAGCTGATGCCGCGCTATCCCGTCTACGTCGAACTGCTGCCGGAAGACGCGCAGCAGGCCGTGGGCCTCACGCATAGCGATACGCTGCCCGCGCGCCGCATGCTGGAAGCCGAAGGGCTGCGCTACGAAAACCACGTCGATATCTTCGATGCCGGCCCGGTGCTGGAATGCCATATCGCGGACCTGCGCACGGTGCGCGAAAGCGTGGTCGTGCCGGTGGAGATCGGCGCGGCACATGAGCCTTCGAACGCGGCGACAAAAGCGCGCTCGCTGGTATCGAACACGTCGCTTGCCGACTTTCGCGTGGGCATAGCGCCGGGTGTCGTGGAGCACGGCGTGTTCCGCCTCTCGCCCGACGAAGCCGCCGCGCTGCGCGTCGCCGCGGGCGACCCCGTGCGCGTGCTGCCGCTCAAACAGAAACAGGAATGA
- the aruF gene encoding arginine/ornithine succinyltransferase subunit alpha, with translation MLFVRPARLADLDAIAHMARTAQPVLHSLPHDRQALEARIALSEDSFRADVDFPGEEFYLFVLEDSETGRLLGTASIVAAAGYAEPFYAFRNDALIHASRELHVNRKIHALTMSHELTGRSRLAGFYIDPSLRATAAAHLMSRARMMYIAANRKRFTPEVFSLLLGVTDESGVSPFWEAVGRKFFGRDFREIEVASGGRSRTFIAEVMPSYPLYVPLLPEAAQRVLGEPDEKALLAWEIHLEEGFETDRFVDIFDAGPVLTAQVDRTASVRSNETRVVREEGGEAASNAAGGEAASTAAYLVASNRAGDFRCVLAELPVQAHDHTSQRHDDACTSRHRSEAGAPLSAAARAALGVQAGDTVRCVRLHRNEEAQEARDTQDNGPYPTGDEPMGDAP, from the coding sequence ATGCTATTCGTACGCCCCGCGCGCCTGGCCGATCTCGATGCGATCGCCCACATGGCACGCACCGCGCAGCCGGTGCTGCATTCGCTGCCGCACGACCGGCAGGCGCTGGAGGCGCGCATCGCGCTCTCCGAAGACTCGTTTCGCGCCGACGTCGATTTCCCCGGCGAAGAGTTCTACCTGTTCGTGCTCGAAGACAGCGAGACGGGAAGGCTGCTCGGCACGGCGAGCATCGTGGCGGCGGCGGGGTACGCCGAGCCGTTCTACGCGTTTCGCAACGACGCGCTCATTCACGCGTCGCGCGAACTGCACGTGAACCGCAAGATTCACGCGCTCACCATGTCGCACGAACTGACGGGCCGGAGCCGGCTGGCGGGCTTCTATATCGACCCGTCGCTGCGGGCCACGGCGGCGGCGCATCTGATGTCGCGCGCCCGCATGATGTACATCGCGGCGAACCGCAAGCGCTTCACGCCCGAGGTCTTCTCGCTGCTGCTCGGCGTGACCGACGAGTCGGGCGTGTCGCCGTTCTGGGAAGCCGTGGGCCGCAAGTTCTTCGGCCGCGACTTCCGCGAGATCGAAGTGGCCTCGGGCGGACGCAGCCGCACCTTCATCGCGGAAGTGATGCCGAGCTATCCGCTCTATGTGCCGCTGTTGCCCGAAGCGGCGCAGCGCGTGCTGGGCGAGCCCGACGAGAAGGCGCTGCTCGCGTGGGAGATCCATCTGGAAGAGGGCTTCGAGACGGACCGCTTCGTCGACATCTTCGACGCGGGCCCGGTGCTCACGGCGCAGGTGGATCGCACGGCGTCGGTGCGCAGCAACGAAACGCGCGTGGTGCGGGAAGAGGGCGGCGAAGCGGCGAGCAATGCGGCAGGCGGCGAAGCGGCGAGCACGGCCGCGTACCTCGTCGCCAGCAACCGTGCAGGCGACTTCCGCTGCGTGCTGGCCGAACTGCCTGTGCAAGCTCACGACCACACGAGCCAACGTCACGATGACGCCTGCACGAGCCGCCACCGCAGCGAGGCCGGCGCACCGCTGAGTGCCGCCGCGCGCGCGGCACTCGGCGTGCAGGCCGGCGACACCGTGCGCTGCGTGCGCCTGCATCGCAACGAAGAAGCGCAAGAAGCACGAGACACACAAGACAACGGCCCCTACCCAACCGGGGACGAACCGATGGGAGACGCACCATGA
- a CDS encoding aspartate aminotransferase family protein → MNDLTVTRQTFDEVMVPVFSPAAFVPDRGQGSRVWDTEGRDYIDFAGGIAVTALGHAHPALLDVLREQGGKLWHIGNGYTNEPVLRLAKRLEALTFADRAFFANSGAEANEAALKLARRVAFDRFGADKYEIVSFTQSFHGRTFFTVSVGGQPKYSEGFGPVPEGIRHLPYNDIEAAKAAIGAKTCAVIVEPVQGEGGVIPADPAFLRTLRELCDAHGAVLIFDEVQTGVGRTGHFYAYQGTDVTPDILTTAKALGNGFPIGAMLTTNELAAHFKVGVHGTTYGGNPLGAAIAEKVVELVSDPAVLAGVNARGEAIRAKLAALNERFGIFREVRGKGLLIGAELTDAWRGRAKDFLTAAAKRGVMMLIAGPDVLRFAPSLIMPMDDLNEGFARIEQAIEDVVGAEASVAADAAR, encoded by the coding sequence ATGAACGACCTGACAGTGACCCGACAGACCTTCGACGAAGTGATGGTGCCCGTGTTCTCTCCCGCGGCTTTCGTGCCGGATCGCGGCCAGGGCTCGCGCGTGTGGGACACCGAAGGTCGCGACTACATCGACTTCGCAGGCGGCATCGCGGTCACGGCGTTGGGCCACGCGCATCCGGCGCTGCTCGACGTGCTGCGCGAGCAGGGCGGCAAGCTCTGGCACATCGGCAACGGCTACACCAACGAACCCGTGTTGCGCCTCGCGAAGCGTCTGGAAGCGCTGACCTTCGCCGACCGCGCGTTCTTCGCGAACTCCGGCGCGGAAGCGAACGAGGCGGCGCTCAAGCTTGCGCGCCGCGTCGCGTTCGACCGCTTCGGCGCCGACAAGTACGAGATCGTTTCCTTCACGCAGTCGTTTCATGGCCGCACGTTCTTCACCGTGAGCGTGGGCGGCCAGCCCAAGTATTCGGAAGGCTTCGGCCCCGTGCCCGAGGGCATCCGCCATCTGCCGTACAACGACATCGAAGCGGCGAAAGCGGCGATCGGCGCGAAGACGTGCGCCGTGATCGTGGAGCCCGTGCAGGGCGAGGGCGGCGTGATTCCCGCGGACCCGGCGTTCCTGCGCACGCTGCGCGAGCTGTGCGACGCGCACGGCGCCGTGCTGATTTTTGACGAGGTACAAACGGGCGTGGGCCGCACGGGCCACTTCTACGCGTATCAGGGCACGGACGTGACGCCCGACATCCTCACGACGGCGAAGGCGCTCGGCAACGGCTTTCCGATCGGCGCGATGCTGACGACGAACGAACTCGCCGCGCACTTCAAGGTGGGCGTGCACGGCACGACGTACGGCGGCAATCCGCTCGGCGCCGCCATCGCGGAAAAGGTCGTGGAACTCGTGAGCGACCCCGCCGTGCTGGCCGGCGTGAACGCGCGCGGCGAAGCCATTCGCGCGAAGCTCGCGGCGCTCAACGAACGCTTTGGCATCTTCCGCGAAGTGCGTGGCAAGGGCCTCCTGATCGGTGCGGAATTGACCGACGCGTGGCGCGGCCGCGCGAAAGACTTCCTCACCGCCGCGGCGAAGCGCGGCGTGATGATGCTGATTGCCGGCCCCGACGTGCTGCGCTTCGCACCGTCGCTCATCATGCCGATGGACGACCTGAACGAGGGCTTCGCGCGCATCGAACAGGCCATTGAAGACGTGGTCGGCGCCGAGGCGAGCGTTGCGGCCGACGCGGCGCGCTGA